From Corynebacterium sp. BD556, the proteins below share one genomic window:
- a CDS encoding AAA family ATPase has product MQIHDLILDNVRGIEHLELRDLPATGVIIIDGDNETGKSTILDALDAVLYEKSSFGNAKVKSLQPIGRDVGPAITLTASVGPYRFTIFKKFLRSKRSELNITAPEAQQLSGREADDKLLAIVGEHLEQELAQTLFLRQGAIDPGIAAVGIPSITRALDSSSGEAEAGLEDTELTTRVAKEYHRYFDANGKEKITLKRLRDQVDKLAQVEKDKRAEVAELAAAVEEVHRRSAEIAGIDKELPAARDELAQKEAEAAAALAVRAEAAAALEQVQRAEVDVNRAREDVAARDEQEHRLSHLREDAAALAEKIAAARLKATEEAEAVDDLVAARDDARRVFDSARKAAAAARAGREVALAAQRFRELTQQLARIDTAEAALSALLRDTPARPVTPEDVRRVENAANQVALYRKLAEATAAKLDVTPGEDTSITIDGVRRDLTAGTTTPLTLREGTEITLEGITAVYRAGGADSCTEEDLLAAEQELNKVLEETGCANVDEARATRDNHARHTAEVAAARAKLDELTEGHDVHALRAEHDLLAKDETLAAAGELDAAEAAVEEAENAREEAEAKQAQAEAALKPWEERKAATALVRLETEKELKDAEIDHSAAVLAAAGEKATSEQLRTNLMKAEVDQREAKKVSVELEDKLAQANPELAEELLRGAETRLTSLKQRREAAERRILELGSYINVATGVAEQADRAEAELDTARARLQRTLRRADAARLLWDTMRRHRDEARARYAQPFAKALAGHASVVFGHGVEFNLDEELRVTGRTINGTTVPLEELSGGAKEQMAILTRFAIAELAGQTQKGHTPAPVVVDDALGATDPRRIALMNSLFTRAGKTAQVFVFTCDPQRFDRVDAVRRASISELKSEVI; this is encoded by the coding sequence ATGCAGATCCACGACCTGATCCTCGACAATGTGCGCGGCATTGAGCACCTTGAACTGCGCGATCTTCCCGCCACGGGAGTCATCATCATCGACGGCGACAACGAGACAGGAAAATCCACCATTTTGGACGCACTTGACGCGGTGCTGTACGAAAAATCAAGTTTTGGCAACGCCAAGGTGAAGTCACTGCAGCCCATCGGACGCGATGTGGGCCCCGCCATCACCCTGACGGCCTCGGTGGGGCCCTACCGTTTCACCATCTTCAAAAAGTTCCTGCGCTCTAAGCGCAGTGAGTTAAATATCACCGCCCCCGAGGCGCAGCAGCTTTCTGGCCGCGAGGCAGACGACAAACTGTTGGCGATTGTAGGGGAGCACTTGGAGCAGGAACTGGCCCAAACCCTGTTCTTGCGTCAGGGTGCGATCGATCCTGGCATTGCCGCGGTGGGAATCCCCTCGATTACCCGCGCGCTTGATTCCAGCAGCGGCGAGGCCGAGGCGGGGTTGGAGGACACGGAGTTGACCACGCGCGTTGCCAAAGAGTACCACCGCTACTTCGACGCCAACGGCAAGGAAAAAATCACCCTGAAAAGGCTCCGCGACCAGGTAGACAAGCTGGCGCAGGTGGAAAAGGACAAACGCGCCGAAGTGGCGGAGCTTGCCGCGGCGGTGGAGGAAGTCCACCGCAGAAGCGCCGAGATCGCCGGCATTGACAAGGAGCTACCCGCAGCACGCGATGAGCTTGCGCAAAAAGAAGCGGAGGCCGCCGCGGCGTTGGCTGTGCGCGCCGAGGCGGCTGCTGCCCTGGAGCAGGTGCAGCGCGCCGAGGTTGATGTGAACCGGGCGAGAGAAGATGTGGCGGCACGCGACGAACAGGAACACCGCCTTTCCCATCTGCGTGAGGACGCTGCGGCACTGGCGGAAAAGATTGCGGCTGCGCGCCTGAAAGCCACTGAGGAGGCCGAAGCCGTGGATGATCTTGTTGCGGCTCGTGATGATGCGCGGCGAGTTTTCGACTCCGCACGCAAGGCCGCTGCCGCAGCGCGCGCCGGACGAGAGGTCGCTTTGGCTGCCCAGCGATTCCGGGAGTTGACACAGCAGCTAGCCAGGATCGACACGGCGGAAGCCGCGCTGTCCGCGCTGCTGCGGGACACACCCGCGCGCCCCGTTACCCCCGAGGACGTGCGCCGGGTGGAAAACGCAGCCAACCAGGTCGCGCTTTACCGGAAGTTGGCGGAGGCCACAGCCGCCAAATTGGATGTCACCCCCGGTGAGGACACCTCGATCACCATCGACGGTGTCCGCCGCGACCTCACCGCCGGAACAACCACACCGCTGACGCTTCGTGAGGGCACCGAGATCACCTTAGAAGGCATCACTGCTGTCTACCGCGCGGGCGGGGCTGATTCTTGCACCGAGGAAGATTTGCTCGCCGCTGAGCAGGAGTTAAACAAGGTCCTGGAGGAAACCGGTTGCGCCAATGTGGACGAGGCGCGCGCGACGCGCGATAACCACGCCAGGCACACCGCCGAAGTTGCCGCAGCGCGCGCCAAGTTGGACGAGCTGACCGAGGGACACGATGTCCACGCGCTGCGTGCCGAGCACGACCTGCTGGCCAAAGATGAAACTCTTGCTGCAGCAGGCGAACTCGACGCCGCCGAAGCAGCGGTGGAGGAGGCAGAAAACGCACGTGAAGAAGCCGAGGCGAAGCAGGCCCAAGCTGAAGCGGCACTCAAGCCGTGGGAGGAGAGGAAAGCCGCGACAGCCCTGGTGCGCTTGGAGACAGAAAAAGAGCTTAAGGACGCGGAGATTGACCATTCCGCGGCAGTGTTGGCAGCGGCGGGAGAAAAAGCCACCAGTGAGCAACTGCGCACAAACCTTATGAAGGCTGAGGTTGACCAGCGGGAAGCAAAGAAAGTTTCCGTTGAGCTGGAGGACAAGCTAGCGCAGGCAAACCCGGAGCTTGCCGAGGAACTTTTGCGCGGCGCGGAAACTAGGCTGACGAGCCTGAAACAGCGCCGCGAAGCCGCCGAGCGCCGCATCCTGGAGCTAGGCAGCTACATTAACGTCGCTACTGGCGTGGCTGAGCAAGCTGACCGCGCCGAAGCTGAATTGGACACCGCTCGTGCGCGGCTGCAGCGCACCCTGCGTCGCGCCGACGCGGCCCGCCTTTTGTGGGACACCATGCGCCGCCACCGCGACGAAGCCAGGGCCCGCTACGCCCAACCTTTTGCCAAGGCGCTCGCCGGACACGCCTCCGTAGTCTTTGGCCACGGGGTGGAGTTCAACCTGGATGAGGAATTGCGGGTCACCGGGCGCACCATCAACGGCACCACGGTCCCTCTTGAGGAACTTTCGGGCGGCGCGAAGGAACAAATGGCCATCTTAACTAGGTTCGCCATCGCGGAATTAGCTGGGCAGACGCAAAAAGGACACACTCCTGCGCCGGTGGTCGTCGACGATGCACTAGGCGCCACCGACCCGCGGCGGATAGCCTTGATGAACTCCCTGTTCACCCGGGCAGGCAAGACAGCGCAGGTTTTCGTGTTCACCTGTGACCCGCAGCGTTTCGACCGGGTGGACGCGGTGCGCAGGGCGTCGATAAGCGAGCTGAAAAGCGAAGTTATTTAG
- a CDS encoding GmrSD restriction endonuclease domain-containing protein: MRYYLALLTVLTIAFSPFPTGLSRSIPAADHAPPLRVTVTGYDREAFGPGWAHLSEGCTTRTFVMAKAFAATECSTAYPDWPVDSISDPYTGEQIAPTDVEVDHLVPLSAAWDMGAHAWPRKRREAFANDPRNLIVVAAAVNREKSDQLPSEWMPSNWRARCAYARQLTAVAYAYDLVLPQPDLRAAKRACAGTAGILGREHLAPVRVPETGKLSGVP; the protein is encoded by the coding sequence GTGCGCTACTACCTCGCCCTTTTGACGGTCCTGACAATCGCTTTCTCCCCGTTTCCCACTGGGCTGTCACGCTCCATACCGGCGGCCGACCACGCGCCGCCGCTGCGCGTAACCGTCACCGGCTACGACCGCGAGGCCTTCGGACCAGGCTGGGCACACCTAAGTGAAGGCTGCACCACCCGCACTTTTGTCATGGCTAAAGCCTTCGCAGCCACCGAATGTTCCACCGCCTACCCCGACTGGCCAGTGGATTCCATTTCGGATCCCTACACCGGCGAGCAAATCGCGCCGACCGATGTGGAGGTCGACCACCTGGTGCCGCTCTCGGCGGCGTGGGATATGGGAGCGCACGCTTGGCCGAGAAAACGCCGCGAAGCCTTCGCCAACGATCCACGCAACCTTATCGTCGTTGCGGCGGCCGTAAACCGGGAAAAATCGGACCAACTTCCTAGCGAATGGATGCCGTCAAATTGGCGAGCACGGTGCGCCTACGCCCGACAGCTCACCGCCGTAGCCTACGCCTACGATCTTGTTTTGCCTCAACCCGACCTCCGCGCCGCGAAACGCGCCTGCGCCGGCACCGCCGGAATCCTCGGCCGCGAACACCTTGCACCTGTGCGCGTCCCGGAGACTGGCAAACTCAGCGGCGTGCCGTAA
- a CDS encoding metallophosphoesterase family protein, whose translation MSAVTFIHTSDLQLGMTRKFLSAEAQSRFDDARLAAVAALGRLATSRGAEFIVVAGDVFEHNSLEKQTRGRALEALKALPVPVYLLPGNHDPLVADSMFMDTQVVDSVHVLDSFEPVTVREGVEIVGAPLTAKFASEDLVAKALRPLGPTEAVRIAVGHGQVETRMGEPAVDTIDLTNVEAKLADATIDYLALGDTHSTRQLGASGKVWFSGSPETTDFHDRRLGAAGNETDSGNALVVTLDKGQVEVEKVHVGTWVFDALHWEVTEDADVDRILEQLQAYPDKARTVVKYSIDGTLGLAATQRLEQGIADVEPVFAALYERDRLMNLHLEPSEEELADLPLSGFARATLDELLSTADSQPSRDAINLLFRLSKED comes from the coding sequence ATGAGCGCCGTGACTTTTATCCACACCTCAGATTTGCAGTTGGGCATGACCCGGAAGTTCCTGTCGGCGGAAGCGCAGTCGCGCTTCGACGATGCCCGCCTGGCCGCCGTGGCTGCCCTGGGCCGTCTTGCGACATCGCGTGGCGCTGAGTTCATCGTCGTCGCGGGAGATGTCTTTGAGCATAACTCTTTGGAAAAACAAACCCGCGGGCGCGCATTGGAGGCGCTCAAGGCGCTGCCGGTGCCGGTCTATCTTTTGCCCGGCAACCATGATCCGCTTGTGGCGGATTCGATGTTTATGGACACCCAGGTTGTTGACTCCGTTCACGTGCTGGATAGTTTCGAGCCGGTCACAGTCCGCGAGGGAGTCGAGATCGTCGGCGCGCCGCTGACCGCGAAGTTCGCCTCGGAGGATCTGGTGGCCAAAGCGCTTCGCCCACTCGGGCCAACGGAGGCGGTGCGCATCGCAGTGGGCCACGGGCAGGTCGAAACCCGCATGGGAGAGCCCGCGGTTGACACCATCGACTTAACCAACGTGGAGGCCAAACTTGCCGACGCGACAATCGACTATCTAGCTTTGGGTGATACCCATTCCACCCGGCAGCTCGGCGCAAGCGGCAAGGTGTGGTTTTCCGGTTCCCCGGAAACTACCGATTTCCACGACCGGCGCCTCGGAGCGGCCGGCAATGAGACAGATTCTGGCAACGCGCTTGTGGTGACTCTGGACAAAGGTCAGGTCGAGGTGGAGAAGGTTCACGTGGGCACGTGGGTTTTCGACGCGTTGCACTGGGAGGTCACAGAGGATGCGGACGTGGATCGGATTCTTGAGCAGCTTCAGGCTTACCCCGACAAGGCGCGCACCGTGGTGAAGTATTCCATCGACGGAACCTTGGGTTTGGCAGCGACGCAACGCCTTGAACAGGGAATTGCCGATGTGGAACCGGTTTTTGCCGCCCTTTACGAGCGGGATCGTTTGATGAACTTACATCTGGAACCTAGCGAGGAGGAACTGGCTGATTTACCGCTTTCCGGCTTCGCCCGCGCCACCTTGGACGAGCTTTTATCCACCGCGGATTCCCAACCCTCCCGTGACGCCATTAACCTGCTGTTTCGCCTCTCTAAGGAGGACTAA
- a CDS encoding DEAD/DEAH box helicase, protein MPEFLLHGLWLPDSGLNLWVEQVEGHRIVVPSQVPAGTFPPSVEAMLKDVDFRPRARIRLQTPRGRHVDLNVPTAAFGPEQAVECLAAMAFLDGSSPAVSAQHKASIAPDMYWLLRAYNGVTRFIRAGRVSIHVPYRDGQWFAEWQLGTGVDERGWLAEMVAAAPGVLSVNNPNLSESIAQTFVHWVCSAHLREVQENARPYPWHDFVNSLLHSTPLRRGGAQLSQRISQWNGSITAVNLQLVFIVEQPHELAGVGEGSEAQDEDAVQWPVRVQVRSGTDAPRPIYLNDYDAQTIQTLRRELSRAQEVTDLLDPGVYTRRPWTDVSGTEGEWDVYLSTDEIVRFVTVDALRLRARHFAVMLPKAWSNAETSASIKVSRLDDPYDSSTATNFSFDTLVNYDWRISVGGQELTDAEMNALVNSKSGLVKLRGQWVLADNASLAKTKKYMAQLTERAEDSAKDLSSGTVTAAELRRLAVEASVDEPVEFTGSKWFTALVGGMDRPAPERVEIPDAVVAELREYQRRGVDWLYYMSRNQLGAVLADDMGLGKTLQLLTLLAVEHAEGRVTGPTLVVAPTSVVGNWAREVARFVPGLKAVVHHGAQRRKGEDLEQLIAGTDLVITSYGVVARDARELGAITWDHVVLDEAQAIKNTGTLASKSVRTIPARHRIALTGTPIENKLSELRSILDFVNPGMLGSQSFFRNHFAKVIETRRDTELAEVMGERLQRLTAPFILRRLKTDPTIIDDLPEKQETVRIVEMTAEQAALYKALVDDLTAELERRKGIARKGLVLASITRIKQICNHPAHFLGDGSSVMINGKHRSGKVALLMELVEEAVAADKRMLIFTQYKAFGDILQPFLSQRLGEKVPFLHGGVGKSARDSMVEQFQAPDGPRAMILSLKAGGTGLNLTAASVVVHMDRWWNPAVENQATDRAFRIGQRKDVSVYKMVTRGTLEESIQDVLEGKMHLAGTVVGEGEGWITELDADDLAQLLSYKGQE, encoded by the coding sequence ATGCCTGAATTCCTCCTGCACGGCCTTTGGTTGCCGGATTCCGGGCTCAATTTGTGGGTTGAGCAGGTGGAAGGGCACAGGATCGTGGTGCCCTCGCAGGTGCCGGCGGGCACTTTTCCTCCGTCGGTGGAGGCCATGCTCAAAGATGTTGACTTTCGCCCACGTGCCCGGATCCGTTTGCAAACGCCACGTGGCCGCCATGTGGATCTCAACGTGCCCACTGCCGCTTTCGGCCCGGAGCAGGCTGTGGAGTGCCTGGCGGCGATGGCTTTTCTCGACGGTTCCTCCCCGGCCGTTTCGGCGCAGCACAAGGCATCGATCGCCCCGGATATGTATTGGCTTCTCCGCGCGTACAACGGAGTGACCCGGTTCATCCGGGCGGGACGGGTGAGTATTCATGTGCCGTACCGTGATGGACAGTGGTTCGCGGAGTGGCAGTTGGGCACTGGGGTCGATGAGCGGGGTTGGCTGGCGGAGATGGTTGCGGCAGCGCCTGGGGTGCTTAGCGTCAACAACCCGAATCTTAGTGAGAGCATTGCGCAGACTTTCGTACATTGGGTGTGCTCGGCACATTTGCGGGAGGTGCAGGAAAACGCCCGCCCGTATCCCTGGCATGACTTTGTCAATTCGCTTTTGCATTCGACGCCGCTGCGCCGTGGTGGTGCGCAGTTGTCACAGCGTATTAGCCAGTGGAATGGTTCGATTACGGCGGTCAATCTGCAGTTGGTGTTCATTGTGGAGCAGCCTCACGAGTTAGCCGGGGTTGGGGAGGGCAGTGAGGCGCAAGACGAGGATGCGGTGCAGTGGCCTGTGCGTGTGCAGGTGCGCTCCGGTACGGACGCGCCGCGGCCGATTTATCTCAATGATTATGATGCGCAGACGATCCAGACTTTGCGTCGTGAATTGTCGCGCGCCCAGGAAGTTACCGACCTGTTGGATCCTGGGGTGTACACGCGTCGGCCCTGGACGGATGTGAGCGGCACCGAGGGGGAGTGGGATGTGTATTTGTCCACTGATGAAATTGTCCGCTTCGTCACCGTTGATGCGCTTCGTTTGAGGGCCCGCCATTTCGCGGTCATGTTGCCGAAGGCTTGGTCGAACGCTGAGACTTCCGCGAGCATTAAGGTCTCAAGGCTTGATGATCCTTATGATTCTTCGACGGCGACCAATTTCAGCTTCGACACGTTGGTCAATTATGACTGGCGCATTTCTGTCGGCGGCCAGGAACTTACCGACGCAGAGATGAACGCCTTGGTCAATTCCAAGTCGGGCTTGGTAAAGCTGCGTGGGCAATGGGTGCTGGCGGATAATGCATCGTTGGCCAAGACCAAAAAGTACATGGCGCAGCTCACCGAGCGTGCCGAGGACTCGGCCAAAGACCTTTCTTCCGGCACTGTGACCGCCGCTGAGTTGCGGCGTTTGGCGGTGGAAGCCAGTGTGGATGAGCCGGTCGAGTTCACCGGATCGAAGTGGTTTACTGCGCTGGTCGGTGGTATGGATCGTCCCGCTCCCGAGCGTGTGGAGATCCCGGATGCGGTCGTGGCCGAGTTGCGCGAGTATCAGCGTCGTGGAGTGGACTGGCTGTATTACATGTCCCGCAATCAGTTGGGCGCGGTGCTTGCCGACGACATGGGGCTCGGCAAGACGCTCCAGTTGCTCACCTTGCTTGCGGTGGAGCACGCCGAGGGCCGCGTGACGGGTCCTACTCTTGTGGTGGCGCCGACATCGGTGGTGGGTAATTGGGCGCGGGAGGTGGCGCGTTTCGTGCCGGGGCTGAAGGCGGTGGTTCACCATGGTGCGCAGCGGCGCAAAGGTGAAGATTTAGAACAGTTGATCGCCGGGACGGATCTCGTCATCACCTCTTACGGGGTGGTGGCGCGCGATGCTCGCGAGTTGGGCGCAATCACGTGGGACCATGTCGTGCTGGATGAGGCGCAGGCGATTAAGAACACGGGCACGTTGGCGTCGAAAAGCGTGCGCACGATACCGGCACGCCACCGCATTGCGCTTACTGGCACGCCGATTGAAAATAAGCTCAGCGAGCTGCGCAGCATCCTCGACTTCGTCAACCCTGGCATGCTTGGCTCGCAGAGTTTCTTCCGCAACCATTTCGCGAAAGTCATCGAAACTCGTCGTGACACAGAACTTGCCGAAGTTATGGGCGAGCGCCTCCAACGCTTGACCGCTCCGTTTATTTTGCGGCGGCTCAAGACAGACCCGACGATCATTGATGATCTGCCGGAAAAACAGGAGACGGTGCGCATCGTTGAGATGACCGCGGAGCAGGCCGCGTTATACAAGGCGCTTGTCGACGACCTCACAGCCGAACTGGAAAGGCGCAAAGGCATTGCCCGGAAAGGCCTCGTGTTGGCGTCGATCACGCGCATCAAGCAGATTTGCAACCACCCGGCGCATTTCCTTGGTGATGGCTCCTCGGTGATGATCAACGGCAAACACCGCTCGGGCAAGGTCGCACTGCTCATGGAGCTTGTCGAGGAAGCCGTAGCTGCAGATAAACGCATGCTGATCTTCACCCAGTACAAGGCTTTTGGCGACATCTTGCAGCCCTTTTTAAGTCAGCGCCTCGGTGAGAAGGTGCCCTTCCTTCACGGCGGGGTAGGCAAATCAGCCCGCGATAGCATGGTGGAGCAATTCCAGGCCCCCGACGGGCCGCGCGCGATGATTCTTTCGCTCAAGGCGGGCGGCACGGGGCTGAACCTAACCGCGGCCTCTGTGGTTGTCCACATGGATCGCTGGTGGAACCCGGCAGTGGAAAACCAGGCGACGGATAGGGCGTTTCGCATCGGGCAACGCAAGGATGTCTCGGTGTACAAAATGGTGACCCGTGGCACCTTGGAAGAATCTATCCAGGATGTGCTTGAAGGCAAGATGCACTTGGCCGGTACGGTCGTCGGTGAGGGAGAAGGATGGATCACGGAGCTTGACGCTGATGATCTGGCGCAGCTTTTGAGCTACAAGGGGCAAGAGTAA
- the putP gene encoding sodium/proline symporter PutP: protein MSESAWLILAIVLYFGVMLAIGVYSWRHTSKYDDYVLGDRGLHPFVAALSAGASDMSGWLLMGLPGAIYLAGMSEVWIVIGLFLGTWANWKWIAPRLRSFSQVDNNSITLPSFFENRTHDTSRLLRIVAALIIIVFFTFYVSSGMVTGGRYFESTFDGSYTTGMLIIGAVTVLYVFIGGFLAVSYTDVVQGTLMFLALLTVPVIAMVTLSHPSDIFSFPTNNAYGPHPDGNPTYFNLVAGVSMATIVGNLAWGLGYFGQPHIVTRFMALRTPAQAKAARRSATIWVFFCFLGSILTALVSTVYFAQKSANVTDQTNYETIFLDLTRIMFHPLIAGIILTAVLAAIMSTMSSQLLIASTALVEDLYRIVSKKKPTHATLILLSRAMVVLVAVVSMLMAINPSDTILGLVGFAWAGFGAAFGPVVIASLYWRRLTSTGALVGMVVGAVTVFVWGSVDALSGIIYEIVPGVIFATAAMVIVSLFTTNPSEVEKDFDTAIAVNEYAMDNPKTSFNEVIQKIAPEKATAATAAAFHAQPQRYDSSGKPKGNRKGPAGV from the coding sequence ATGTCTGAAAGTGCTTGGCTAATTCTAGCCATCGTCTTGTACTTCGGTGTCATGCTCGCCATCGGGGTCTATTCGTGGCGCCACACCAGCAAATACGACGATTATGTTTTGGGTGACCGCGGTCTGCACCCCTTCGTCGCGGCGCTGTCCGCCGGCGCCTCCGACATGTCCGGCTGGTTGCTCATGGGCCTGCCAGGTGCCATTTACCTCGCCGGAATGAGCGAAGTGTGGATCGTCATCGGCTTGTTCCTCGGCACCTGGGCGAACTGGAAGTGGATTGCGCCTCGGCTGCGTTCCTTCAGCCAGGTGGACAACAACTCCATCACTTTGCCGTCCTTCTTTGAAAACCGCACCCACGATACCTCGCGCCTGCTGCGCATCGTCGCCGCCTTGATCATCATCGTCTTTTTTACCTTCTACGTCTCCTCGGGCATGGTTACCGGCGGGCGCTACTTCGAATCAACCTTCGACGGCAGCTACACCACCGGCATGCTAATCATCGGTGCGGTGACCGTACTTTACGTGTTCATCGGCGGGTTCCTTGCTGTGTCCTACACCGACGTGGTGCAGGGCACCTTGATGTTTTTAGCCCTCCTGACTGTGCCGGTAATAGCAATGGTGACCCTTTCTCACCCCAGCGACATCTTCTCCTTCCCCACCAACAACGCCTACGGCCCGCACCCGGACGGCAACCCGACCTACTTCAACTTGGTCGCTGGTGTGTCTATGGCCACCATCGTGGGCAACTTGGCGTGGGGCCTGGGCTACTTCGGCCAGCCACACATCGTGACCCGCTTCATGGCGCTGCGCACCCCAGCTCAAGCAAAAGCCGCCCGCCGCTCCGCCACCATCTGGGTCTTCTTCTGCTTCCTCGGCTCGATCCTCACCGCCTTAGTCTCCACCGTCTACTTCGCGCAGAAATCGGCGAACGTGACCGACCAAACGAACTACGAAACGATATTTTTGGACCTCACCCGGATCATGTTCCACCCGCTGATAGCCGGCATCATCCTGACGGCTGTACTCGCGGCGATCATGTCCACGATGTCCTCACAACTTCTCATTGCCTCCACCGCCTTAGTTGAAGACCTCTACCGCATCGTGTCCAAGAAGAAACCAACGCACGCAACCTTAATCCTCCTGTCGCGCGCCATGGTCGTCCTAGTCGCGGTTGTGTCCATGCTCATGGCCATCAACCCCTCCGACACGATCCTCGGGCTCGTTGGCTTCGCATGGGCAGGCTTCGGCGCGGCCTTCGGCCCCGTCGTTATCGCGTCGCTTTACTGGCGTCGCCTGACTTCCACGGGTGCATTGGTAGGCATGGTTGTTGGCGCAGTCACCGTGTTCGTCTGGGGCTCCGTTGACGCCCTGTCCGGCATCATTTATGAGATCGTCCCCGGTGTCATTTTCGCCACCGCCGCCATGGTCATCGTCTCCCTTTTCACCACGAACCCGTCTGAGGTGGAAAAGGACTTCGACACCGCCATCGCTGTCAACGAATACGCCATGGACAACCCGAAAACCTCCTTCAACGAGGTGATACAAAAAATCGCCCCGGAAAAAGCCACCGCCGCCACCGCTGCAGCTTTTCACGCTCAACCGCAGCGCTACGATTCCAGCGGCAAACCGAAGGGGAACCGGAAAGGGCCCGCCGGCGTCTAA
- a CDS encoding PspC domain-containing protein has translation MTYQPNPHKRLTRSLTQRWIAGVCGGIAERFNLDPTIVRLGFVALSLTGFFPGIIAYIIAWVIMPEGL, from the coding sequence ATGACCTATCAACCCAATCCCCACAAGCGCCTGACGCGGTCGTTGACGCAGCGGTGGATCGCAGGTGTGTGCGGCGGCATCGCCGAGCGTTTCAACTTAGATCCCACGATCGTGCGCCTCGGCTTTGTCGCTTTGTCGCTGACCGGGTTTTTCCCCGGCATCATCGCCTACATCATTGCGTGGGTAATTATGCCCGAGGGCCTTTAG
- a CDS encoding MarR family winged helix-turn-helix transcriptional regulator gives MSTGPRWLNDEEQALWRALLAASRKVNRVVDETLQRGCALSASEFSVLVALSEAQDHQLRLRDLCANLDWDRSRTSHQVTRMQRRGLVSKCKSPGDARGVLVILTDEGQARLRQAAPDHVESVRRVIFDHLSMEDAEALKRFAQGIAEVDNVPGVPGFNSTLTAEPPEH, from the coding sequence ATGAGCACTGGACCACGCTGGCTTAACGACGAAGAACAAGCGCTGTGGCGGGCGCTGCTGGCCGCATCCCGTAAAGTCAACCGTGTGGTCGACGAGACCCTGCAAAGAGGATGCGCCCTGTCGGCTTCTGAGTTCTCCGTGCTCGTCGCCCTGAGCGAAGCGCAAGACCACCAACTGCGCCTGCGCGATCTGTGTGCGAACCTCGATTGGGACCGCTCCCGCACCTCGCACCAAGTTACTCGCATGCAGCGCCGAGGCCTGGTCAGCAAATGCAAAAGCCCAGGTGATGCCCGCGGCGTGCTCGTGATCCTCACAGACGAAGGTCAAGCGCGTCTGCGCCAGGCTGCCCCCGACCACGTCGAAAGCGTACGGCGCGTCATCTTTGACCACCTCAGCATGGAAGACGCCGAGGCGCTCAAGCGCTTCGCCCAGGGCATCGCGGAAGTCGACAACGTGCCAGGGGTTCCGGGGTTCAACAGCACGCTCACGGCGGAGCCACCCGAACACTAG